The genomic DNA ACCATTCTAAAAAGTTGTTTATAAAAGGCAAAGGACCCGACTTGAATTGCATTGGTTGCTTCTCGCTAGTTTATTCAGTAGTTAACATAACAATAGTAGCATACCAAccatattttaacagtagcatTTGTCAATAACGTCCGATACatgcgaaaataaatatttttactgtAAAGCTTTAAAAAGACCAGTTCCAGATcctaacacaaacacacatagaGATCAATGGGGCTAGTGAGCTTTACCCAGACACTGACCTTTATGGATCCCTCTGAACCACTCCTCTGCTGTCATTGCTGGCTCAGATCCAGCAGTCATTGGGTAGATATCCTCCTGGTACGACTCGGACTGCAAAATCAACACACAGCACATGCAGTTAATGTAGCTCCACACCTATCATTTATATGCATCCGGTGGCATTTGTTAGCTACTTCACAGtcgaaaaatgaaacaaaaaaaagagagcaGTAAACCTAAAAGTATTATGATTATTACTAATGTCCCACAGACATATGTATATCCCACAACTTTCTGTAACATCTACCCTTGGCTCTCACTAGAGAACATCATGCACCACAGCTCCACCTAGTGGACACAGCACAAGATGAGTTTGCAAGGAAGTGCACATTTTTTGGTTACCTGGCACAACAAATAAGCTATCATGATTTTCTCTGCCAGTAAGATGAGGAGTCTGTACTTATACAGCCTACATGGTCGGAAAACATATTTGttaacttttgtatttattattatgtgcACAAGCTTTGCAACATGTACTGACGCACAACTGCAGATTGCTCTAACTGTGTTGCCCAAAAACTGGGTATTAACAGATCTATTGTTGgataaaaacaagttaaaagtAGGTGGctatttgtgtattttaaaaatattattacagAAGGCCATGCAAACAACATGGTTTAAATGGTTAAAATTACAAGTATGATTTAGTCTTGAATCTTGTAGAAGCGGGAGGGTTTCTTACCCGTCGTGGTACGATCATGGAGAGTGGCTCAATAAGGCTTTTGGTTGTCACTAGTTTATAAAACCTGAAGACCTCACAGGAGGAGACATCCAGGCCTCTCTTTGGCATGATTCCTGTGAGCAAGACAAATGAAGTGAGGGCTCTGAACTGCAGGCTATTTTGATGATCTAAACCAGTGGTCTTCACTCGAGGCTCTTCCAGTCCAGGAACTTGTTTcaaccattttttaaatcattcaaattTAACAGTGATTGAGGTTTTGCACTGTATGACACTTGGCTATAACTCTCTGAATGATTGATTTGACAAAATCAGTACGGTACCTTTGAAGAACTTTGTAAATTTTGTAAGGTGGACACTTCCAGGTACAGTATATGAAATGGCCAGAAACAGTAGAGCTGCATGAACCAATTATTTGtactgagctctccacagaaatcaggtgagggtcatttgTGCTAATATGCCATTACacgtgaagaaacagctgcttctcttagactgtggagaacagcaatccacacaaatccaagcagctgtttcttcagatgtaatggtaaattagccaaataaacaacaaatcaCCCTCACCCGATTGGCCACAGCTGgattctgtggagagctcagtcCAAATAATCTTTTTGTGCAGCACTAGGGAACTATGAAAATCATCATTGTCCATTATGGCTAAATTATCCCTTTAAATTCCACCTTGTGGAGTGTCAGCGCACCcacttgaacaaaaacaaaacttcaatATCTATGGAATAGATTCACATATTTTGAATCTGCTTTCACTTAGACAAGCCAATTTAACATTTCTCAGCTGCAGACAGTGAAGAAAATATCTTGAGAAAAACCTTATATTCCCAAAAATATGTAAAAGGTTTCATATTAACCACATTTCAATTTCTTTTAAAACTAAAGATGTATTCTGATTTTAATGAGCCCACTTAAAGTGAAATAATTAGGACCTGTTTTGAACAATGCCTTGGACTGGAACAGCCACAAGTGAGTATGTGCTAAATGCAGGCGTTCTAAATTGTATACAGACCCTTTCCAATGCTTTTACTATTGCATTTAGTTAATAATGGGGTCTATAAAATTCACCCCCCTATGTTTCATACAGCAAGGCTGGATTGGATCAAACTGATACAGTATGCACTAGTAGCCTAACAGTTAGCACCATATTTATAAACACGAATGAATGAATATGATCCAGAGAGAATTATTTGAATGTATGCACCTTTCATCTTCTCATATGTAATTCAGCTGGGATATTACAATGTAATGGCAAAGTTAGGATCATTGGGGAATTCTTTGACTAACCAATATCccatttcatgtttgttttttttaggtttgCACATTTTTTTCAATCTAAGTGACTCAGCTGTGGCTCAGAtcagttttaaatatatttaaacaaaacagatttaGCAGAACAGAATGAGGAAAAGTAAGTAAGCAAGCTACAATGATGTGAAGTGCTAGAAATGCATAAACCTACCCATTCCTTTCTGAGGTAAGTATGAGCGGTACTCTGCTAGGAATTGTAGATAAGGCTTCTCGGAGCTGATTTCATAGTACCTAATGTTGCCATCTCCCTGTGGGTAAACACAATTAATTCAATTCTTTTGGCCGAACAATTTGAACACTTCAGACTCATAGTACTCGTCCTAACAAAATGTCAAACACTTTGAAGTGGTGGCTGTGAGGCAGAGTATGTACTGCAAATGAGCTTTCACCTCTGCAAACCCCAATAGTCTGCATAACAAAACACCCATAAACTTCAAAACGCTCAgtcagaattctaaggtaaagCACTGGTACACGTCACagagtttcttttaaagttttacatCACTAAACCCTAACACAACTCTCCACAATTAAACCCTGCATTGGCAGTCTCAGAACAAGACCGGCAGGGAGATTGAACCTTCTTCAACACCTAGGAGAGTGAGCCCTGCACAGCCGGCTAGTGGGGAAAGCTCACATTGACACTACTTGGTGGACTAGCCCCTTGAGTTTTAGAGGCTAAAACCAGTCCGTACCTTTCCAGCGACGTACAGCATGTGGGTATCAGGATCGTAGAAAGGAAACGGGACCCCCGAAGAGCTGTCCAGATCCTCCTCCAGCAAAGGCACGGACAGGTCATCCTATAGCAGAGACACGACACATGAAACTGACAGAGGGAGCCCTCTCCGCagaacacacatttcattttcaGCAATTCTCTTTTTTATTTCGATCTGCAGCAAGTTCTGACGACTCACTTAAGGTGTAATAATaatcaagttaaaaaaaacatgttatcttGTAAAGCACAATATTCTCACCAGTCCCTTATCATTGGTTGtagattgttttgttttccagacttggTGGTTTTCATATTGAAACCCATTCATCCTGCTACAACACTATGTTCACTTTCTATGCACCAGGTATTTGGATCTCACCGGACCCCCACAGTAGAAAAAAGTTAAAGTAATTATAGagaacaaaataattccaaaaaaCATTTACTATCATGCGCATTAATTCTATTAAATTCTCATGTGTTGTTTTGAAGATAGACATGTTATAGCAACAatgtattttcagtttaaaatttgacatctggtactacagctatggccaacattttttaattaaaaaaaaaaaaaaacctatatgaacacaatttagatcttttattttacatcccgtaatcaaagaaactacaaagtgatatcgcaaaagtctaccggaagccataatagtagtacagtatttcatgatagatttcaaaatatcacatttgtcaatttgtcagtatatggaaaactaagcggtatgtaattcaaaatgttaacaaaacattattcagcaggtttcattctttatgaagctaaattagttaattctataggtcggtgatgcaaaacttttgttctTAGCtgtacactaggttaaatacatCTCTcctgcaagccatgcttttagactgtcttgcattTCTTAGGTCATTTCAGCTGCTGGGTGATCTCTGTCCTCCCCCTTCAACTGATTATTTCCTGTCAATAACTAATCAGCCTAGCCCTCCCACCCACCCCACCATTAATTGACAGCCAGaagcatgctttgacccagaagacaccactggggtgaaatgaccaaagtAATAAAGTACTTAACAGACTTCCTGTAAGGCAAGGCAAACACactgagaacttcctttaaaAACTGCTCATTTGAGACCTTTGTAGCAAATGGAAGTACAAAATTggaaagatttatggaattattttgttaggtaCAAATTACTTTAATGTTTGGACGTGATGCTGAAGATTCAGGTGCCCTGTTGGATTTCCTTTTCAAATTGTTGTTGTACATTGATGCGTTTATAACATTTTAGGGCAGTGTCATGGTCTCCATTGTAGGTAGATGCAGTGCTTTGAACTCACCTGATCCCACAGTGCAATTTGCCTGTTGTTCCACCTTGACGTTCCTGTTGACATGAGCTTTTTCAGGTTGCCCAGAAACACAACCTTGCTTGCTTTATGGGACTTGCAGTTGGCTTCCTGTAAAAAGGAATACATtcataaataactaaatatataaataaaacacagaaacatatactgtacataccaaGTCTAATCCAATCAAATCaatatgcaatcaattattcCACATCACtgaatttaataaaattatatttctCTTCCATACAAACTGTCAACCCAACACAAGTTGTTATTGTGATTTTGTGTGGCTACGTAGCAGAGAACAAATTCAACTAATCCTATTAAAAGGAATCAGAAAAAACAACGACTGTGTAATTGACAACTTTGAGAAAGGTAATTTTAATAGTAGAACCCACTTCAAAATATGTATGGGTCACTCCACGGCAACTCAAACAGAAAAGGGACCTGAGGGTTTTCAGACAAGCTGAGTTCAGAAAGAGCTCAGCGTGTAGATCTCATTAActtctatccaaacatatctttgggtgattttttggagtcccccTACATaagttattacggcctaaacttggtacaaatagcaaaaattataatttcaagggggtttaatgaccagtggtggaaCTTGAAGCCAAacatttttcacagaatttgaAAGACTGGTTCCTAaagttcttacagcaatacttacattttaggtcCCACATCCCCCATAGGGTAacgggttaggctgaagttcgaataaaactcgtcagttacCCCTCATCTGGCAAtgtgccagaagtgagtagggtgctcctagtatttttttctgaaaagccctcttcaaggtgctacacatgatggtagcatctaaattgcacccagggtgatttttctggtcaaggtccctttctcactttaggttgacctttgcaaggtcacaggtcgaagggggattaaaaataaataaataatggctatcatttctgaactcggAGTGTGtgaaacccccaggtgaatttctctaggaaaatctgagacggacgggcaacggcacaggttgagttggcatggaatgacccgtATGTTGTACACATAGAGGGAGTAGTGTACCTGCAAAACAAAACCTGTGTGCAGGTCAATGACTTTTAGTTTCTTGTCCTTGCAGGATGTTGCTAGGAGACTACCGTCCGTGTTAAATGACATGGAGAGGACCACATCACTGTGCACGCTAATCGTTTTCACAGGATTCTTGATGATCTGATCTGGAGTATCTAGGTTCCATACCATGATCTGCAAAACACCAAAAAGATTGAATGTACAGACTTCTCAATTGAAATGTTTGAGTGAAGGTGGGGATTTGgtaaaaacacagcagcagcagcaacagcaaaaaTAGTCAATATCATAACAGGTATTATAAACCTCAGTGGTCTCAGCCATGTTTCGAATAGAGAAGTAATTATCCTACAGTAGATGCACTCTAAAGTGAACAGGACTGaagtgaatacactttttaaaagacGTCCTCGTACAGAAAAACATGAAATTTGGTTCATAATTAATATCTTCTACAGCGGTCATAACATGTGCTAACAAGTGGGTGTCTTAACCACTCAACAAAAGTTTCAGTATTATAACTATGGAAACACTGTATATCTCATGATCTTGCCCACAGGGGTCAGCATTGCGCTCACACGCAGTACACATTTACAAACACACTACCTTGTAGTCATATCCGGCACTGAAGAGGACATTGCCAGCAGTTGGGTGCCACTCAATGAGCCCCACTCTCCGGGAATGCCCCTGAAGCTCCTTCTTGGCCGTCGTGATGTTCTTCATCATCCCATGTTTAGGAATATCCCAGATTTTCACCTGTTGACAGGACAACCGGATTAGTCAACCAAACAAACACACTCCATAACACCATTCAAGGCACTTAGGAGTGGATCCAATTAAAAGTAGTGTCATTCTGGCTACTCACATTGCCACAATTTCAAATTATTCAAATCAACCCTCCCTTGGCCGAATTACTTGCCATTTATTTAGGGCACTAAGGTTCTACTCTTGTCTCAGACATTTATTAAATATGTCACCTTCTTAAAAATAAGGCCTAATAATATAATCACTGTTACAGTCAATGTAAACCCTCCTTTTTATTTCTGGCCtggatcaattattattatttatttcttagcagacgctcttatccagggcaacttacaattgttacaagatatcacattatttttacatacaattacattatttttacatataaattacccatttatacagttgggtttttactggagcaatctaggtaaagtaccttgctcaagggtacagcagcagtgtcccccacctgggattgaacccacgaccctccggtcaagaatccagagccctaaccactactccacactgctgccctgagtaAACAGGGCATGTATCCCTGCATACAAATATTTAATGGATTAAAATGGTAAAGGAGCAATTACAATGAAGGTTTAAACATTGTAACCTTGAAAGACCTAACAAATACCAAAACACCAGAAACATGAGACTTACAGTTGAATCTTCCGAGCCCGAAGCTATGGAGAAGTCATCAAACGGGTTCCACTTAATGTCCAGCACGTTTCCTCTGTGGCCGCAGACCCGTGGGTGATGAGGGTCGATCTTTCCAGTCTGAAAACACCCGAAGAGATGCGGTTCTCAGAAAATGTATTACTCGCTGGTAAAGTACACATGATTACCATCATACTGAAAATGCTTCAGAATATATGCAAtgctacatttttgtattttaaaatattttaacaatgtaTTAATCCTGTTGGAATGCAATTGGAATcagaagatattttaaaatactagAATAAAAGAGGTATTTTCACTAATCTATCTTTACAATTAGAAGGTCCTATTTTGAAGCTAGTGCAAGAGCACATTTTCAGAGAGGGATGAAAATGAAGATAAAACCTTAAAAGTCCAAAAGAATAAGGAACATGTGGGAATACTGCTTTCCTAACTGGAAATAACAAAATGAAGAATTCAAGTTTGTATATACTTGTTAAAAAGGCTTCCAATAGTTAATAACCAGATGAGACTATTAAAACCAAGTACACTGATCTGAAACTGGGATTACTCTAGCGGATTAACCACTTCCAGCCTATAGTAATTACTCTCTCAACTGGTCCAAAAGGACAAATAGGATTAAATGGCAAATTAAGTGAATGCTAAAAGCAGTGGGGAAATAGATGACAGATTAACAGGGACAGATGTTGAGATTTAATACCATTGTAAGACACTAGAGGGCAGCAGAAAGTCATAGCATAATAACTATAGATGTTGATACAGAACCACAAGGTACaaagtttgaataaaaaaataaaataaaatgtagtttAAATGAGTTGGTTATATGGGTTTTCACaacattttaatgtttaatattgCCTCCTGTATCAAATACATGCAATGTATGTAGGGCACCAATGGATAAACACGTTTTACCATCTGAATGtcagacagggatggaaataagactcacattgcagagcagtttgatccattcctgattttgatccattcctgagttTAATAAGCCACatatgagcttgttacctatacgctgtggctaatcaagtttaTATTAAAACCTGGAGGTGTACTGTTCAGATGGGAAAATAAAGGTTATTTTTGAAAACAGCGGGGTAGGGGGAGCAGTGAATTTACTTTGGCCCCAGACATAGTAATAAAACATAGCAACCGCAAGTACGTTTACAACAAAGAACATGTACCCCGGTGTGGCAGAAGGCTACGATAGTAAGTAGTGAGAAAGTTTCAAAAGTCAGGGGGGGTTCCATAATGTTTGAAGATACCTGGGAGCAACAGGTAAGCATAAAAAGGCCTCAACTTTAGCAAACACAGTTTgaaagcagatttaaaaaaaaaaaaaaaaaaaaggaactcgCAAGCCTTCAGCAGGTTATCACGCACAATCGAGACATCTAGACATCTAGAATACTCATCACACTGAAAAATAAACCAGGAAACTATGTAATTTGTACCGATTAGGAAGTGAGCTGTCGAATCAGTGGCCAAGGTTATAGTCACTCACCATCGGCATGAGCCTTAGAATTAAAATGTGTGCTCTGTGGCTTGTTTGACATCTGTATAATAAGGCATGTGAACAAATGAGGAGAGGAATTACAATTAGGATAACATGGAATGCACACAGCATTTTCTTCAAAAGGAAAAACTTCACATTGGATCACATGACTATTATTGTAGTTCTTGGGAATTATCAATCTATCATCATATGTCTTTTCCATAGTGGCTGAAACTGACTTGTAACAGAGAGAGAgcatttcattatatataatttagaattACCCAACGCTACCCAGGTttctttttactacccgggtatcgatttattaatttgagaatttaaagaaaatgtagaaaatatgacaatacagttgtaagcacgggtctctggccggcgtaatgaagacaatgttaaaacaagcttttgcgttaagccttttcttaactgacaggatatcaatgttttacagaaaacaataacacacagcgagcggcaaggacacctcaataataataactgtggcgactattcttctcaggaactaaatcggaaacaaaacaacatcctgttggtttatgtcagtgataactctgtgatccattaataataactgtgtggcttccaatacagaatgctttatctactgttattgcgcagatatagttttacaaaaagataaaataagtagcctttatttaaaaataaataagcaaataaataaaataatgtggagcacattaagcAAGTGTGCTtcctcctgcttggtaaagaaattccacccaatgctttgcttggatgccatttgTTATGTATTGACAAGACATAATATTACTCAAAAAAATcttatctgctcactatttaaaatgtaagtaacattatgtatgtgcccaatgagctattgatgtgaAACTTAGAcagttgtgttttcattgttttcacaGAATTCATTTCAGGGATGTTATTTAGTAACAAATGAAATCTATCCTTTGAGGAGAtagcccatttacacaaaagtgtggAGCCACATAAAATCTTCTTGTAACTGTTATGATCGTTGGCAGCTCTCTGCACCTCTAGATTCACATGTGGTTTCTGTCTGTGCACATCAGGCCTTACCCAATCAGTCTGCACCAAGCTCCTTTCTATATCGCTGTCCAAGCACATCCGGATCTGAACGCAACAAGCAGGCGCTTCTAGCATCTGTTATCGTGGACTGCTAAATTCCACTGCAGCCCCCCTCCCCTACCGTTTCTGTTGAAACAGGTATTTGTACATTCCACATGTACTGAAACATACATATTTTCCTTCAGCTTTCTGAATGCTTGGAAATCCTGCAACCATGAATGAATTTGAAAC from Acipenser ruthenus chromosome 2, fAciRut3.2 maternal haplotype, whole genome shotgun sequence includes the following:
- the LOC117408545 gene encoding coronin-2A-like isoform X4, with protein sequence MMSWRPQYRSSKFRHVFGKPANKENCYDGVPITKSVHDSHFCTVNPRFIAVVTECAGGGAFLIIPIHQTGKIDPHHPRVCGHRGNVLDIKWNPFDDFSIASGSEDSTVKIWDIPKHGMMKNITTAKKELQGHSRRVGLIEWHPTAGNVLFSAGYDYKIMVWNLDTPDQIIKNPVKTISVHSDVVLSMSFNTDGSLLATSCKDKKLKVIDLHTGFVLQEANCKSHKASKVVFLGNLKKLMSTGTSRWNNRQIALWDQDDLSVPLLEEDLDSSSGVPFPFYDPDTHMLYVAGKGDGNIRYYEISSEKPYLQFLAEYRSYLPQKGMGIMPKRGLDVSSCEVFRFYKLVTTKSLIEPLSMIVPRRSESYQEDIYPMTAGSEPAMTAEEWFRGIHKDPVLMSLKPGSKNSQSIPLVTAREPLSILEPKRFQNCIEQLEVAAIQERLEQKGTKEQKRLEDKSRDKTRSAFSNGCNLSECAPPKTENELLQMFYQQQEEIRRLRELLGQRDVRVKQLELEIKNIRNCPGSY
- the LOC117408545 gene encoding coronin-2A-like isoform X2, coding for MLSSRSQEAENNEKQMSWRPQYRSSKFRHVFGKPANKENCYDGVPITKSVHDSHFCTVNPRFIAVVTECAGGGAFLIIPIHQTGKIDPHHPRVCGHRGNVLDIKWNPFDDFSIASGSEDSTVKIWDIPKHGMMKNITTAKKELQGHSRRVGLIEWHPTAGNVLFSAGYDYKIMVWNLDTPDQIIKNPVKTISVHSDVVLSMSFNTDGSLLATSCKDKKLKVIDLHTGFVLQEANCKSHKASKVVFLGNLKKLMSTGTSRWNNRQIALWDQDDLSVPLLEEDLDSSSGVPFPFYDPDTHMLYVAGKGDGNIRYYEISSEKPYLQFLAEYRSYLPQKGMGIMPKRGLDVSSCEVFRFYKLVTTKSLIEPLSMIVPRRSESYQEDIYPMTAGSEPAMTAEEWFRGIHKDPVLMSLKPGSKNSQSIPLVTAREPLSILEPKRFQNCIEQLEVAAIQERLEQKGTKEQKRLEDKSRDKTRSAFSNGCNLSECAPPKTENELLQMFYQQQEEIRRLRELLGQRDVRVKQLELEIKNIRNCPGSY
- the LOC117408545 gene encoding coronin-2A-like isoform X5, which codes for MSWRPQYRSSKFRHVFGKPANKENCYDGVPITKSVHDSHFCTVNPRFIAVVTECAGGGAFLIIPIHQTGKIDPHHPRVCGHRGNVLDIKWNPFDDFSIASGSEDSTVKIWDIPKHGMMKNITTAKKELQGHSRRVGLIEWHPTAGNVLFSAGYDYKIMVWNLDTPDQIIKNPVKTISVHSDVVLSMSFNTDGSLLATSCKDKKLKVIDLHTGFVLQEANCKSHKASKVVFLGNLKKLMSTGTSRWNNRQIALWDQDDLSVPLLEEDLDSSSGVPFPFYDPDTHMLYVAGKGDGNIRYYEISSEKPYLQFLAEYRSYLPQKGMGIMPKRGLDVSSCEVFRFYKLVTTKSLIEPLSMIVPRRSESYQEDIYPMTAGSEPAMTAEEWFRGIHKDPVLMSLKPGSKNSQSIPLVTAREPLSILEPKRFQNCIEQLEVAAIQERLEQKGTKEQKRLEDKSRDKTRSAFSNGCNLSECAPPKTENELLQMFYQQQEEIRRLRELLGQRDVRVKQLELEIKNIRNCPGSY
- the LOC117408545 gene encoding coronin-2A-like isoform X1 translates to MGNALETINTMASSSWEEMSWRPQYRSSKFRHVFGKPANKENCYDGVPITKSVHDSHFCTVNPRFIAVVTECAGGGAFLIIPIHQTGKIDPHHPRVCGHRGNVLDIKWNPFDDFSIASGSEDSTVKIWDIPKHGMMKNITTAKKELQGHSRRVGLIEWHPTAGNVLFSAGYDYKIMVWNLDTPDQIIKNPVKTISVHSDVVLSMSFNTDGSLLATSCKDKKLKVIDLHTGFVLQEANCKSHKASKVVFLGNLKKLMSTGTSRWNNRQIALWDQDDLSVPLLEEDLDSSSGVPFPFYDPDTHMLYVAGKGDGNIRYYEISSEKPYLQFLAEYRSYLPQKGMGIMPKRGLDVSSCEVFRFYKLVTTKSLIEPLSMIVPRRSESYQEDIYPMTAGSEPAMTAEEWFRGIHKDPVLMSLKPGSKNSQSIPLVTAREPLSILEPKRFQNCIEQLEVAAIQERLEQKGTKEQKRLEDKSRDKTRSAFSNGCNLSECAPPKTENELLQMFYQQQEEIRRLRELLGQRDVRVKQLELEIKNIRNCPGSY
- the LOC117408545 gene encoding coronin-2A-like isoform X3 yields the protein MTITKMSWRPQYRSSKFRHVFGKPANKENCYDGVPITKSVHDSHFCTVNPRFIAVVTECAGGGAFLIIPIHQTGKIDPHHPRVCGHRGNVLDIKWNPFDDFSIASGSEDSTVKIWDIPKHGMMKNITTAKKELQGHSRRVGLIEWHPTAGNVLFSAGYDYKIMVWNLDTPDQIIKNPVKTISVHSDVVLSMSFNTDGSLLATSCKDKKLKVIDLHTGFVLQEANCKSHKASKVVFLGNLKKLMSTGTSRWNNRQIALWDQDDLSVPLLEEDLDSSSGVPFPFYDPDTHMLYVAGKGDGNIRYYEISSEKPYLQFLAEYRSYLPQKGMGIMPKRGLDVSSCEVFRFYKLVTTKSLIEPLSMIVPRRSESYQEDIYPMTAGSEPAMTAEEWFRGIHKDPVLMSLKPGSKNSQSIPLVTAREPLSILEPKRFQNCIEQLEVAAIQERLEQKGTKEQKRLEDKSRDKTRSAFSNGCNLSECAPPKTENELLQMFYQQQEEIRRLRELLGQRDVRVKQLELEIKNIRNCPGSY